The Parvularculales bacterium genome segment TATCAGAAATTGCGGACAATAAAGATAAAATCCTGGCCTGCGAATGCGATGTTACCGATTTAGACGCGCTGAAAAATCTGAATCAAAAAGTAACCGAAAGATTTGAAAAAGTGCATTGTCTCATGGGCAATGCCGGTATTATTTCGAGGGGAACAAATCCCTGGGAGGATATTGATCAACTGCACAACATATTGGGGATTAATTTCATGGGCGTGGTCAATTTATGCAACGCCTTTATTCCTTCAATGCTTGCTCATGGAGAAGAGGGCGTTGTCATTAACACCGGCTCAAAGCAGGGCATCACAAGACCTCCCGGCAATTATGCCTACAATCTGTCTAAAGCCGGTGTGGTGGCCTATACGGAAGCCCTTTCGCATGCCTTCCTGAAAACGGAAAATTGCAACCTTAGCGCTCACTTACTGATACCCGGATTTGTTTACACTCCGATGATCTCGGCATTTATTCCGGATAAGCCGGAATTTGCCGCCACCACCGAAGAGACCGTTGATTATTTCCTTGACGCTCTCGGCAGAGGAGAGTTTTATATTTTGTGCCCGGATCATGAAACGAGCCGTGAAATTGATCAGAAAAGAATTCAATGGGCTGCTGACGACATCATTAAAAACAGGCCGGCGATGTCAAGATGGCATCCGGATTTTGAAAAAGAGTTCGAAGATTTCATGAAAAATTAGTTTCGGGTTTAAGCGCCATGACATCAGCCATCATCCCGACCA includes the following:
- a CDS encoding SDR family oxidoreductase — protein: MNPMGNNNTAVISGGASGIGLECAKRFLERGMNVVIADLKGIDPARQYLSEIADNKDKILACECDVTDLDALKNLNQKVTERFEKVHCLMGNAGIISRGTNPWEDIDQLHNILGINFMGVVNLCNAFIPSMLAHGEEGVVINTGSKQGITRPPGNYAYNLSKAGVVAYTEALSHAFLKTENCNLSAHLLIPGFVYTPMISAFIPDKPEFAATTEETVDYFLDALGRGEFYILCPDHETSREIDQKRIQWAADDIIKNRPAMSRWHPDFEKEFEDFMKN